From the genome of Acomys russatus chromosome 27, mAcoRus1.1, whole genome shotgun sequence, one region includes:
- the Hand2 gene encoding heart- and neural crest derivatives-expressed protein 2, whose amino-acid sequence MSLVGGFPHHPVVHHEGYPFAAAAAAAAAAAASRCSHEENPYFHGWLIGHPEMSPPDYSMALSYSPEYASGAAGLDHSHYGGVPPGAGPPGLGGPRPVKRRGTANRKERRRTQSINSAFAELRECIPNVPADTKLSKIKTLRLATSYIAYLMDLLAKDDQNGEAEAFKAEIKKTDVKEEKRKKELNEILKSTVSSNDKKTKGRTGWPQHVWALELKQ is encoded by the exons ATGAGTCTGGTGGGGGGCTTTCCCCACCACCCCGTGGTGCACCATGAGGGCTACCCGTTCGCCGcagctgccgccgctgctgccgctgccgccgccagCCGCTGCAGCCACGAGGAGAACCCCTACTTCCACGGCTGGCTCATTGGCCACCCAGAGATGTCGCCCCCCGACTACAGCATGGCCCTATCCTACAGCCCCGAGTACGCCAGCGGCGCCGCAGGCCTGGACCACTCCCATTATGGGGGAGTGCCGCCCGGTGCCGGGCCTCCGGGCCTGGGGGGGCCGCGCCCGGTGAAGCGCCGAGGCACCGCCAACCGCAAGGAGCGGCGCAGGACTCAGAGCATCAACAGCGCCTTCGCCGAGCTGCGCGAGTGCATCCCCAACGTGCCCGCCGACACTAAACTCTCCAAAATCAAGACACTGCGCCTGGCCACCAGCTACATCGCCTACCTCATGGACCTGCTGGCCAAGGACGACCAGAACGGCGAGGCGGAGGCCTTCAAGGCGGAAATCAAGAAGACCGAcgtgaaagaagagaagaggaagaaagagctg AACGAAATCTTGAAAAGCACAGTGAGCAGCAACGACAAGAAAACCAAAGGGCGGACAGGCTGGCCGCAGCACGTCTGGGCGCTGGAGCTCAAGCAGTGA